Below is a genomic region from Paenibacillus rhizovicinus.
CCTTACGGCATCGACGCCATCGTCACCGCGGACATCGACATCTCCTCGCGGCTGAACGAGCTCGGAGCCGATATTAGACGCGGCCGCCCGATTGCCGGTTTCGGCGAAGAAATGGCGGACATTATCGGCCGGATCGTGCCGCAGATCCCGCGGGACGTGAAGCCGATCGCGGAACCGAAAGCCTTAAACAAACCAAACATGGAACACAAAATGGATACCGGCACTCGCGTGAACAGCCGCATGAATCGCGAGAAGCCGTAACACAAGAAGAATCGCTTCCTTAGAAATATAAGTCAGTATAGCTAATTTATACTTCCTTATATTTAGACAGAAAAAGCCTAGTGAAGTTTCACTAGGCTTTTCTCATGGCCGCAAACACCTGTCCATCCAGTTTGTCCGCAGCTCGTTGATCGTACGTTTTCTCATAGTCCGGCTGAGCGGACAAGCGCGCGCCGTAAAACATCGCATCGCGGATAACCGTGATGTCAACGTCAAAGCAGACGAGCTTAAAAGGTACATCTTCCAATGCTTCCGAAACAAGCCTTGCTGTGCCGTAGATCGTTTGAACGGTTCCTGGCGCAAACAGGGTAACGCTTATTTCGGCTTTCGAAGTCATGTTCACTGACAAGCGCGAACGGCCGTCGATCGCAAATCGCAGCGTGGTACGGTTGACCGCATAAATCCACGAGATTGCGCTGGACGTCGGTGATCCGCTGTCCGTATCGATGGTGTGCAGAAGAACGAACGGTTTGTCGTTCAGTGCGCCATAGAATTCGTCAGAGAGTAATGTGACGGGTTCGGTCATCCGCAGCCCTCCTTGCTCACAGTGTCATGAATGCTCCGATGCACCCATTATAGCATAGCAGTGTCCGCTCTTCCACCGTCATTCAGCCAGTTTTGCGCTGAGCGCATCCTTCGCTGCCTGCAGTTTCGCCGCATC
It encodes:
- a CDS encoding PNPOx family protein gives rise to the protein MTEPVTLLSDEFYGALNDKPFVLLHTIDTDSGSPTSSAISWIYAVNRTTLRFAIDGRSRLSVNMTSKAEISVTLFAPGTVQTIYGTARLVSEALEDVPFKLVCFDVDITVIRDAMFYGARLSAQPDYEKTYDQRAADKLDGQVFAAMRKA